In Kwoniella newhampshirensis strain CBS 13917 chromosome 4, whole genome shotgun sequence, one DNA window encodes the following:
- a CDS encoding ATP-dependent RNA helicase MAK5 yields the protein MVQKNRKQSLNRKTSSHPRPSASAAAPKPKVRLSANTLKWKPVKTSSFSGIDGGGGMMMLEELEDVGIEWDEDEGGRKTAKFIAAESKRSKGKGEAVDEEGQDGIADAGSALDEATSTDEKEEDQQDESDQVEKTEDFPDFTGFDEDDLNEVDDEEHVEPEPAFDDALLPEWSSIPLHASLKRAFFASRFVKPTEIQQRAIPAGLKGRDVVGVAETGSGKTLAYSLPILSYLLSSPKPSTKGRRPLSGLILCPTRELALQVVDHLTALLKHALAEKEDEEDVRPKVKGPPRVSVGSVVGGLSAQKQKRILDRGCDILVATPGRLCDLIKSDDDLAASVRTIRFLVIDEADRMIENGHFEELESIVKLTQRTGGRAQGPDDDDPVFAAMSTLFEESAARSDMQTFVFSATLSKDLQQNLKKRYNATGKKGKGRKSSTLEDLVDKLDFRDANPEVIDLSPEGGVVASLRESMVECVVAEKDLYLYYFLLRYPGRSIVFVGSVDGIRRLIPLFTLLQLPIFPLHSQLQQRQRLKNLDRFKSTKNGILIATDVASRGLDIPQVDHVIHFNLPRTADAYIHRSGRTARAKNEGFALQLCAPEEKGMQRALMKSLGRSHELPELPIESGFLPAMKERIRLAREIEKVQHQATKQSHDKNWLLEAAEAMDIDLDPSMLSGEEDDPDLPFFRPQKATRGKGKAQRVEGMKEELKGLLKEKMVARGVSTRYPTSGSKVIVDDLLRETGHTTLLGAGTQKAYDDVQESKRKLGAKRGTTATAPLKKKKTKV from the exons ATGGTCCAGAAGAATCGTAAACAATCTCTGAACCGCAAGacctcatctcatcctcgcccaTCTGCCTCAGCCGCCGCACCAAAACCAAAGGTCCGATTATCAGCTAATACACTGAAATGGAAACCTGTCAAGACTTCCTCGTTCAGCGGGATAGACGGTGGgggagggatgatgatgttggaggagctggaagatgtGGGGATTGAatgggatgaggacgagggcggGAGGAAGACCGCAAAGTTCATT GCTGCTGAGAGCAAGAGATccaaagggaaaggagaagctgttgatgaagagggtCAAGATGGGATTGCAGATGCGGGATCGGCTCTGGACGAGGCAACATCAACagatgagaaagaagaagaccaaCAGGACGAAAGTGACCAAGTCGAGAAAACGGAAGATTTCCCAGATTTTACGGGattcgacgaagatgacctTAACGAagttgacgatgaggagcaTGTGGAGCCAGAACCCGCTTTCGATG ACGCTCTCTTACCTGAATGGTCATCAATTCCCTTACACGCTTCACTAAAAAgagctttcttcgcttccagGTTCGTGAAGCCTACAGAGATTCAGCAGAGGGCTATACCTGCGGGATTGAAAGGGAGGGACGTAGTCGGTGTCGCCGAGACA GGATCCGGTAAAACCCTCGCATACTCGTTGCCCATCCTGTCCTATCTCCTGTCCTCTCCTAAACCATCAAcaaaaggaagaagacccCTCTCCGGTCTCATTCTGTGTCCTACTCGAGAACTTGCACTGCAAGTCGTCGACCACCTCACCGCACTTCTCAAACATGCCTTGGCTgaaaaggaagatgaagaagacgtgAGGCCCAAAGTGAAAGGTCCGCCTAGAGTCAGTGTAGGAAGCGTAGTGGGAGGCCTCAGCGCGCAGAAGCAAAAGAGAATATTGGACAGGGGCTGCGATATCCTTGTAGCTACTCCTGGTCGATTATGCGATCTAATCAAATCG GACGATGACTTGGCTGCAAGTGTGCGAACGATCAGATTCTTGGTCATCGACGAAGCCGACAGAATGATTGAGAACGGTCATTTCGAGGAGTTGGAGAGTATCGTCAAACTCACACAAAGGACCGGTGGGAGAGCCCAAGGCccagatgatgacgatccCGTCTTTGCCGCCATGTCGACGTTGTTCGAAGAATCCGCCGCCCGAAGCGATATGCAGACGTTTGTTTTCTCTGCGACTTTGTCGAAGGATCTGCAGCAAAatctgaagaagagatacaATGCGACGGGcaagaaggggaaggggcGAAAATCATCGACTCTGG AGGATCTCGTGGACAAGCTTGATTTCAGAGATGCTAATCCTGAGGTCATTGATCTTAGTCCAGAGGGAGGTGTGGTGGCGTCGCTTCGAGAGAGCATGGTTGAATGTGTGGTAGCGGAGAAA GATCTTTACCTTTACTACTTCCTCCTGCGATATCCTGGTCGATCCATAGTTTTCGTCGGCTCAGTAGACGGTATACGACGCCTGAtccctctcttcaccttACTCCAACTTCCTATCTTCCCCCTTCACTCGCAATTACAACAGCGACAACGATTGAAGAACCTCGACAGGTTCAAATCTACCAAGAATGGCATCCTGATAGCTACCGACGTAGCTTCAAGAGGATTAGACATACCTCAGGTCGATCATGTCATCCACTTCAACTTACCTCGAACAGCCGATGCGTACATCCATCGATCTGGACGAACGGCAAGAGCGAAGAATGAGGGATTCGCTTTGCAATTGTGTGCAccggaggagaaggggatgcAAAGAGCGTTGATGAAGAGTTTGGGCAGGA GTCATGAACTGCCCGAATTACCGATCGAAAGTGGTTTCTTACCAGCTATGAAAGAACGTATCCGACTCGCTCGCGAAATCGAGAAAGTTCAACATCAAGCGACGAAGCAATCCCACGACAAGAACTGGCTCCTCGAAGCTGCCGAAGCGATGGATATCGATCTTGATCCGTCCATGTTAtcaggggaagaagatgatccGGATTTGCCGTTCTTCCGACCGCAGAAAGCTACGAGGGGCAAGGGGAAAGCTCAGCGGGTTGaggggatgaaggaggagttGAAAGGTCtgctgaaggagaagatggtcgCGAGAGGCGTATCGACGAGGTATCCTACTTCAGGGAGTAAAGTCATCGTGGATGATCTATTGAGAGAaacag GCCACACAACATTACTTGGTGCAGGAACCCAGAAAGCATACGATGACGTCCAGGAGAGTAAGCGTAAATTAGGCGCGAAAAGGGGGACCACCGCAACGGCTCCGTtgaaaaagaagaagacgaaggtgTAG